A section of the Pseudomonas lini genome encodes:
- a CDS encoding RHS repeat domain-containing protein, with product MSVHNKTPTITAIDSRGLPVRHIAYWRRNTGDICQARISSQSHDLSGRLVAQRDPRLFGRLTKANLLTHYSLSGKPLLTDSIDAGWRVNLPGDAGQILRIWDQRGSHWQTTFDNQLRPVTIREEAAGQPARIVERFSYGDNSADSAALNRCGLLIRHDDEAGTLFIDEYALAGKPSHQTRHFLLNTEPVNWPVEEHSRDLLRETGDGFKTVWHYDATGTVVRQENAGHHQQRFAFDVAGQLKTVGLTLKGAARENILVKDFVYDAAGQIESQTSGNNVISRATFDPANGRMTSLTASVSGKTLQAMHYSHDAVGNVTKIEDSAQAVQFASNQKIEAVSTFTYDSLYQLTSASGREAAGTSAAPYIPPLGRIPDNARQLFNYTQHYTYDAGSNLTELRHVRDRNNYTRTFNVANVSNRLMSWRQGSESQDTSITCDSNGNSLALQSGQSLQWNARNQLIGVVLVKREGAPNDHERYCYDSSGQRLQKTTVILGASVTHTQEVRYLPGLEIRIRAKERLEVITVRAGRGSVRCLHWIEGQPSGIPEDQLRYSLDDHLGSSSLELDGNAELISQESYFPFGGTAWAASRSEVEANYRTIRYSGKERDASGLYYYGQRYYAPWLQRWISPDPTGVVDGLNLYCMVRNNPMRYTDKHGYNREELDIKEEIATYPGILSEVRKRVGLLNHQIYNSTSNKDITRQLFQIYGYNAARHLLSVGAGILASPGGPVAVVGAMTGTSLTVDAIAGKVGPAQHLTVPMYPQTSRLAPDEIEHEGRTGFFDVTTKSRKAIKDLDPHNPAGQKKLSLMITSFILTKVAAVKGAWIANFEASTQAAKAINGIPSQKIQRLNNALVELDGYLENDSRAINDAFDQLGMEEIEPGGLKGGINRVKSSIANRMGIESSNPLSRTAMQHEINNSRAEISRGRELLYRLNEYNKSLGRM from the coding sequence ATGAGCGTACACAACAAGACCCCGACGATCACCGCCATCGACAGTCGCGGACTGCCCGTACGACATATTGCCTATTGGCGACGCAATACCGGTGACATTTGCCAGGCGCGGATCAGCAGCCAAAGCCATGACCTTTCCGGGCGCCTGGTGGCACAAAGGGATCCGCGGCTGTTCGGTAGGCTTACGAAGGCCAATCTGCTGACCCACTACAGCCTGTCGGGCAAGCCATTGCTGACCGACAGCATCGACGCCGGTTGGCGCGTCAATCTTCCAGGGGACGCCGGGCAGATACTGCGCATCTGGGATCAGCGAGGCAGTCATTGGCAAACGACTTTCGACAATCAATTACGGCCAGTCACGATCAGGGAAGAGGCGGCGGGACAACCGGCACGTATCGTCGAGCGCTTCAGCTACGGCGACAACTCGGCAGACTCGGCCGCGCTCAATCGATGCGGCCTGCTGATCCGCCACGACGACGAAGCAGGCACTCTGTTCATCGACGAATATGCCCTCGCAGGCAAACCTTCGCATCAGACACGCCACTTTCTGTTGAACACCGAACCTGTGAACTGGCCGGTAGAGGAACACAGTCGGGATCTGTTACGGGAAACAGGCGACGGCTTCAAAACGGTCTGGCATTACGACGCAACGGGAACGGTAGTCCGGCAGGAGAATGCCGGCCACCATCAACAGCGCTTTGCCTTCGACGTCGCCGGCCAGCTCAAAACCGTGGGGCTGACACTCAAAGGCGCCGCCAGAGAAAATATCCTGGTAAAGGACTTCGTGTACGACGCCGCCGGCCAGATTGAATCCCAGACCAGCGGCAACAACGTCATCAGCCGTGCGACATTCGATCCCGCCAACGGCCGCATGACCTCGCTGACCGCATCCGTATCAGGCAAAACCTTGCAAGCGATGCACTACAGCCATGACGCGGTGGGCAATGTGACGAAAATCGAGGACAGCGCCCAAGCGGTGCAGTTTGCCAGCAACCAAAAGATTGAAGCCGTCAGCACCTTTACCTATGACAGCCTCTACCAATTGACCAGTGCAAGCGGGAGGGAAGCAGCCGGCACAAGTGCTGCGCCATACATACCGCCTCTCGGCAGAATTCCCGACAACGCCCGACAACTGTTCAACTACACCCAGCACTACACATACGACGCAGGCAGCAACCTGACCGAGTTACGCCATGTGCGCGATCGCAACAACTACACCCGAACCTTCAATGTGGCAAACGTCAGCAATCGGCTTATGTCATGGCGGCAGGGCAGCGAGTCGCAAGACACTTCAATCACCTGTGATTCCAACGGTAATTCGCTCGCCTTGCAATCCGGACAGTCGTTGCAATGGAATGCCCGTAACCAACTGATCGGCGTGGTGTTGGTCAAGCGTGAAGGCGCCCCCAACGACCATGAGCGTTATTGCTACGACAGCAGCGGTCAACGCCTGCAAAAAACGACGGTCATCCTGGGTGCATCGGTCACTCACACTCAGGAAGTCCGTTACTTGCCAGGGCTTGAAATTCGTATCCGAGCGAAGGAGCGCCTGGAAGTCATTACCGTGCGAGCCGGTCGTGGCAGCGTTCGTTGCCTGCACTGGATCGAGGGTCAACCGTCGGGAATACCTGAGGATCAATTGCGCTATAGCCTTGACGATCATCTGGGATCAAGTTCACTGGAACTTGACGGCAACGCTGAGCTGATCAGTCAGGAGAGTTACTTCCCATTTGGCGGAACGGCATGGGCAGCCTCTCGTTCAGAGGTGGAAGCCAATTACCGGACCATTCGATATTCCGGCAAGGAGCGCGATGCCAGTGGCCTCTATTACTACGGGCAAAGGTATTACGCACCGTGGTTGCAGCGCTGGATCAGCCCCGACCCGACGGGGGTGGTTGACGGGTTGAACCTGTATTGCATGGTGAGGAACAATCCAATGCGTTACACCGACAAACACGGTTACAACAGGGAGGAACTCGACATCAAGGAAGAGATAGCCACCTATCCAGGCATTCTGTCCGAGGTGCGCAAAAGAGTCGGTTTGTTGAACCACCAGATCTACAACAGCACGAGCAATAAGGACATCACCAGACAACTGTTCCAGATTTACGGCTATAACGCAGCGCGACACTTGCTTAGCGTCGGAGCCGGCATACTGGCCTCACCTGGCGGCCCTGTTGCAGTGGTGGGGGCCATGACTGGCACCTCGTTAACAGTTGACGCGATCGCAGGGAAAGTTGGACCTGCACAGCATTTGACCGTGCCGATGTACCCGCAAACCAGTCGGTTGGCCCCCGACGAAATTGAACATGAGGGACGGACAGGTTTCTTTGACGTAACGACAAAGTCGCGCAAAGCGATCAAAGATCTGGATCCTCACAATCCCGCCGGACAGAAAAAACTGTCACTCATGATAACCAGCTTTATCCTGACAAAAGTCGCCGCAGTCAAAGGGGCCTGGATTGCCAATTTCGAAGCGTCCACTCAGGCAGCCAAAGCCATCAACGGCATTCCTTCACAAAAAATCCAGCGTCTGAACAACGCACTGGTTGAGCTTGATGGCTATCTGGAGAACGACTCCCGCGCCATTAATGACGCGTTTGATCAGTTGGGTATGGAAGAGATAGAACCGGGCGGACTGAAAGGTGGAATCAACCGGGTAAAGAGCTCGATTGCCAATCGAATGGGCATTGAAAGTTCAAATCCGTTAAGTCGCACAGCGATGCAACACGAAATAAACAATTCACGAGCAGAGATATCCAGAGGGAGGGAGCTTTTGTACCGGCTTAACGAGTACAACAAATCCCTGGGCAGAATGTGA
- a CDS encoding sulfite exporter TauE/SafE family protein: MNTLAAFYQHLGLTLSLLVITTFLLAGMIKGVIGLGLPTIAMGLLGLAMAPSQAAALLIIPATLTNIWQLAFGGHLCGLLKRLWPMLLAIFIGTGAGTLWIGITGGHWVVRGLGAALLIYALSGLFLPTLRVGGRTERWLGPLCGVLTGIVTSATGVFVIPAVPYLQALGLSKDELVQALGLSFTVSTLALAAGLLWRGALGGGELSASLLALIPAVLGMLLGQWLRQRISAVLFKRVFFIGLGVLGGHLLISG, translated from the coding sequence ATGAATACACTCGCCGCGTTCTATCAACATCTGGGTTTGACCCTGTCCTTATTGGTCATCACCACCTTCCTGCTGGCCGGGATGATCAAAGGCGTGATCGGCCTCGGCCTGCCAACCATCGCCATGGGCTTGCTCGGTCTGGCTATGGCTCCATCGCAGGCTGCGGCGTTGTTGATCATCCCCGCGACCCTGACCAACATCTGGCAACTGGCATTCGGCGGTCATTTGTGTGGGCTGCTGAAGCGGTTGTGGCCGATGCTGCTGGCGATTTTCATCGGCACGGGCGCCGGCACTTTGTGGATCGGCATCACCGGTGGGCACTGGGTTGTGCGGGGGCTGGGGGCGGCGTTGTTGATTTACGCCTTGAGCGGGTTGTTCCTGCCGACTTTGCGCGTCGGAGGTCGCACCGAGCGTTGGCTAGGTCCGCTCTGTGGCGTGCTGACAGGCATCGTCACCTCGGCCACCGGCGTCTTCGTGATTCCGGCGGTGCCTTATCTGCAAGCGCTGGGCTTGAGCAAGGATGAACTGGTGCAGGCACTGGGCCTGTCGTTCACCGTCTCGACCCTCGCGTTGGCCGCCGGCCTGTTATGGCGCGGCGCCCTCGGCGGTGGCGAGTTGAGCGCGTCGCTGTTGGCGCTGATTCCGGCGGTGCTCGGCATGCTGCTGGGGCAATGGCTGCGTCAGCGGATCAGCGCCGTGTTGTTCAAACGCGTGTTCTTCATCGGCCTCGGCGTGCTCGGCGGCCACTTGCTGATCAGCGGCTAG
- a CDS encoding putative quinol monooxygenase → MSELQGFILHAKTRPEKAEAFEAFFRAYVEPSRAEPGCIEYHMLRDKQDPTLFIFYEIWQSQAHLDVHSNLPHMQQFLEERMEYLERDFDIRSIEMLSTSSASR, encoded by the coding sequence ATGAGCGAACTGCAAGGCTTCATCCTGCACGCCAAGACCCGCCCGGAAAAAGCCGAGGCCTTCGAAGCGTTCTTCCGTGCCTATGTCGAACCGAGTCGCGCCGAGCCCGGCTGCATCGAGTACCACATGCTGCGCGACAAACAAGACCCGACGCTGTTTATCTTCTACGAAATCTGGCAATCCCAGGCGCATCTGGACGTGCACTCGAACCTGCCGCACATGCAGCAATTTCTTGAGGAGCGCATGGAGTATCTGGAACGGGATTTCGATATCCGCTCAATCGAAATGCTCAGCACTTCGTCCGCTAGCCGCTGA
- a CDS encoding glyoxalase superfamily protein gives MSFGKTTPILRIFDETKAVEFYVDFLGFKIDWQHRFETNFPLYLQISRGECVLHLSEHHGDSTPGSALRIETDELEAFQQQLLAKHYKFAHPQIQAMPWGSQDMTVTDPFGNRLVFTNAISV, from the coding sequence ATGAGCTTCGGCAAAACCACCCCAATCCTCCGGATTTTCGATGAAACCAAGGCAGTGGAGTTCTACGTCGACTTCCTGGGGTTCAAGATCGATTGGCAGCATCGCTTCGAAACAAACTTCCCGCTGTACCTGCAAATCTCTCGCGGCGAATGTGTACTGCACCTGTCCGAACACCATGGCGACAGCACACCGGGCTCGGCCCTACGCATCGAGACCGACGAGCTGGAAGCTTTTCAACAGCAATTGCTGGCCAAGCACTACAAGTTCGCGCACCCACAGATCCAGGCCATGCCATGGGGTAGCCAAGACATGACCGTGACTGATCCGTTCGGGAATCGGTTGGTGTTTACCAATGCAATTAGTGTTTGA
- a CDS encoding LysR substrate-binding domain-containing protein, translating into MKARSDELQIFVCVIECGSISAAAEQVGQTPSAVSRTLSRLEAKLDTTLINRTTRRMDLTEEGKYFFEHAKLILDQMDELEERLSSRQQTPSGRLRINAASPFMLHAIVPYIDEFRRLYPDIQLELNSNDLIIDLLEQSTDIAIRIGTLADSTLHARSLGCSPLHIVASPTYLEQHGVPAAVADLAEHTLLGFTQNEGLNQWPLRYVHGDRWPIQASISASSGETIRHLALAGQGIACLSHFMTIDDIRAGRLQVLLAEFNSGYRQPINAVYYRNSQLALRIQCFLDFIQGKLAAYAIADFKG; encoded by the coding sequence GTGAAAGCCAGATCCGATGAGTTGCAGATTTTCGTCTGCGTAATTGAATGCGGGTCGATTTCAGCTGCGGCCGAACAGGTCGGGCAAACGCCGTCGGCGGTCAGTCGCACGTTGTCGCGACTGGAGGCCAAGCTCGACACCACGCTGATCAACCGCACCACGCGGCGCATGGATTTGACCGAGGAGGGCAAGTACTTCTTCGAACACGCCAAGCTGATTCTCGATCAGATGGACGAACTCGAAGAGCGCCTGTCCTCACGCCAGCAAACCCCTTCCGGGCGTCTGCGAATCAATGCCGCGTCGCCGTTCATGCTGCACGCCATCGTGCCGTACATCGATGAGTTCCGCCGTCTGTACCCGGACATCCAGCTCGAACTCAACAGCAACGACCTGATCATCGACCTGCTCGAACAAAGTACCGACATCGCCATCCGCATCGGCACGCTGGCCGACTCGACCCTGCACGCCCGCTCACTGGGTTGCAGCCCGCTGCACATCGTCGCCAGCCCGACGTATCTGGAACAACACGGCGTACCGGCCGCTGTTGCCGATCTGGCTGAACATACGCTGTTGGGTTTCACCCAGAACGAAGGCCTCAACCAATGGCCGTTGCGCTATGTCCATGGTGATCGCTGGCCGATCCAGGCGTCGATCAGTGCGTCCAGTGGCGAGACGATCAGGCACCTGGCGCTGGCAGGGCAGGGCATCGCCTGCTTGTCGCACTTCATGACCATCGACGACATCCGCGCCGGTCGCTTGCAGGTGCTACTGGCGGAGTTCAACAGCGGATATCGCCAACCGATCAACGCGGTGTACTACCGCAACTCGCAACTTGCCTTACGGATTCAGTGCTTCCTGGACTTCATCCAGGGCAAATTGGCGGCTTATGCGATTGCGGATTTCAAGGGCTGA
- a CDS encoding NAD(P)H-dependent oxidoreductase has product MKKVLLLNGGKKFAHSDGRYNTTLHEAALSVLDRGGVDVKATFIDEGYDVAEEVAKFLWADVIIYQMPGWWMGAPWTVKKYVDEVFTEGHGSLYASDGRTRSDASQKYGSGGLLHGKKYMLSLTWNAPQQAFDDPTDFFEAKGVDAVYFPFHKANTFLGMTGLPTFLCVDVMKRPNVEADVARYEQHLSEVFGLKA; this is encoded by the coding sequence ATGAAAAAAGTCCTGTTGCTCAATGGCGGAAAAAAGTTTGCCCACTCCGATGGTCGCTACAACACGACGTTGCACGAAGCGGCGCTGAGCGTGCTGGATCGCGGCGGTGTGGATGTAAAAGCCACTTTCATCGACGAGGGCTACGACGTTGCGGAGGAAGTCGCCAAATTCCTCTGGGCCGATGTGATCATTTATCAGATGCCCGGCTGGTGGATGGGCGCGCCCTGGACAGTCAAGAAGTACGTTGATGAAGTCTTCACCGAAGGCCACGGCAGCCTCTACGCCAGCGATGGCCGCACGCGCTCCGACGCGTCGCAGAAGTACGGCAGCGGCGGTTTGCTGCACGGTAAAAAATACATGCTGTCGCTGACCTGGAACGCGCCGCAGCAAGCCTTCGACGACCCGACCGATTTCTTCGAAGCCAAAGGTGTGGACGCGGTGTACTTCCCGTTCCACAAGGCCAACACCTTCCTCGGCATGACCGGTTTGCCGACCTTCTTGTGCGTGGATGTGATGAAACGCCCGAACGTCGAAGCCGATGTGGCGCGTTATGAGCAGCACTTGAGCGAGGTGTTTGGCCTTAAGGCATAA
- a CDS encoding SulP family inorganic anion transporter, with protein sequence MKPKRLRADVLAGLTTSFALLPECIAFALVAHLNPLMGLYGAFIICTLTALFGGRPGMVSGAAGSMAVVIVALVVQHGVQYLLATVLLGGLIMLAFGLLRLGKLVRMVPHPVMLGFVNGLAIVIALSQLEHFKSGEGWLSGSPLYLMIGLVALTMAIVYLMPRLTRAVPPALVAILGVGLAVYLLGLPTRTLGDMAHIAGGLPVFALPDIPWNLDTLRIIGPYAILMAMVGLLETLLTLSLTDEVTESRGYPDRECVALGAANIVSGVFGGMGGCAMIGQTVINLSSGGRGRLSGAVAGMMILLFILFLSPLIERIPLAALVGVMFVVSQQTFAWASLRVLNKVPLNDVLVIIAVTVITVFTDLAIAVLCGIIIAALNFAWQQARELYADIHQESDGSKLYRLHGTLFFASTTPFLNQFDPANDPAQVTLDCRHLSFVDYSAVAALKTLRERYAKAGKQLRVLHLSERCKKLLKRASEHHD encoded by the coding sequence ATGAAACCCAAACGTCTGCGTGCCGATGTCCTGGCCGGACTCACGACCTCTTTCGCCCTGTTGCCCGAATGCATCGCCTTCGCTCTGGTGGCCCACCTCAATCCATTGATGGGGCTTTACGGCGCTTTCATTATCTGCACCCTGACTGCGCTGTTTGGTGGACGGCCGGGGATGGTGTCTGGCGCCGCCGGATCGATGGCCGTGGTGATTGTCGCGCTGGTGGTGCAGCACGGCGTGCAGTATTTGCTGGCGACTGTGCTGCTGGGCGGGTTGATCATGCTGGCGTTCGGTCTGTTGAGGCTGGGCAAACTGGTGCGCATGGTGCCGCACCCGGTAATGCTCGGCTTCGTCAATGGTCTGGCGATCGTCATCGCCCTGTCCCAACTCGAGCACTTCAAAAGTGGTGAAGGGTGGTTGAGTGGCTCGCCGCTGTACCTGATGATCGGGCTGGTGGCGCTGACGATGGCCATCGTCTATCTGATGCCGCGCCTGACACGTGCCGTGCCGCCAGCGCTGGTGGCGATTCTAGGCGTTGGGCTGGCGGTGTATCTGCTCGGTCTGCCGACCCGAACCCTGGGCGACATGGCGCACATTGCCGGTGGCTTGCCGGTTTTTGCGCTGCCAGACATCCCCTGGAACCTGGACACCCTGCGCATCATCGGCCCTTACGCGATATTGATGGCGATGGTCGGTTTGCTGGAAACCCTGTTGACCCTGAGCCTGACCGACGAAGTCACCGAGAGCCGTGGCTACCCGGATCGCGAGTGCGTGGCATTGGGTGCCGCCAATATAGTGTCTGGCGTGTTCGGCGGGATGGGCGGTTGCGCCATGATCGGGCAAACCGTGATCAACCTCAGCTCCGGTGGTCGTGGTCGACTATCCGGTGCAGTGGCCGGGATGATGATTCTGCTGTTCATCCTGTTTCTGTCGCCGCTGATCGAGCGTATCCCGCTGGCCGCACTGGTTGGGGTGATGTTCGTGGTGTCGCAGCAGACCTTCGCCTGGGCTTCGCTGCGGGTGCTGAACAAGGTGCCGCTGAACGATGTCTTGGTGATCATCGCGGTGACGGTCATTACGGTGTTCACCGATCTGGCCATCGCCGTGTTGTGCGGGATCATCATTGCGGCGCTCAACTTTGCCTGGCAACAGGCTCGTGAGCTGTATGCCGATATTCATCAGGAAAGCGACGGCAGCAAACTCTACCGCCTGCATGGCACCCTGTTTTTCGCTTCTACCACGCCATTTCTCAACCAGTTCGACCCAGCCAATGATCCGGCCCAGGTGACCCTTGATTGTCGCCACCTGAGCTTTGTCGACTACTCGGCCGTTGCTGCGCTGAAGACATTGCGCGAGCGTTACGCCAAGGCTGGCAAGCAGCTACGTGTTCTGCATTTGTCCGAACGCTGCAAGAAACTGCTCAAACGCGCCAGTGAGCATCACGACTGA